Part of the Synergistota bacterium genome, AGCTTCCCACCGCTTCTATTTCCCTCTATCTTCAAAAGAGCAAGATTTCTGCGCCGGGAATTCGGCGTATCTATTTCCTCAAGCCTTTTTCTAAGAAGCTCGATCCTCTCTTTTAGCTTCTTTACCTTCTCGCTTGTCTTGGCTATGTCTCCCACGTACTTATCAACCCTGTCCTCTACAAGAGTCATCCAAGACTGAGCCTCGCTCGGACTTTCCATCTCTACCTTCTTCAAAAGAACCTCAAACATCTTAAAGGAAAGCTCCGCTTCCTTCTTTTTATCTAACGCTTTCTTTTGCTCCCTCTCAAGCTCCCTTATCTTATCCTTAAGCTCTCTTATAGCAGGAATTTCATCATCAGAGAGATAGACACGCGAAAAGGACATGGAAGATATGGAAAAACCCTGAGCCTTTACCCTAAAACTCTCCACAGGAGACGAGTAGGGAAACAGGATTTTAAACTCGCTTTTTCCCGCGGGAACTTCCACAACTCCCCTAACAAAAGCTCCCTCCGGATAAAGCTCAACTTTAAGCCCAAAAGCCGTCAGAGGAATAAATAAGACAGCGATAACCGCAAAAAATAGTATACTAACCCTTCTCATCTTATCTCACTCGCTCTTATTAACCTTCCAGTTATCATATATATAACCTTTTCAGCTAAATTAGTCGTATGATCTCCCACTCTCTCCAAAAATCGCGCAACGAAAAGAAGTTGAACTCCCTGTTTCAGCGTTCTTCCAGGATCTTCAAGCATCAGAAAGAACAGCTCACTCATTATCTGCCTCTCAAGATCATCGAGGAAATTGTCCATCTTACAGACCTCATAAGCTTCATTCACATCTCTCTTAAGATAAGCTTCTATAGCCATGTCCAGCATCTTTTCCGCGTGTTCCGCCATTCTCGGCAAATCTATAAGCGGTTTGACAAACGGTTCCTTTCCTATGGCCAGAACGACCCTCGCTATATTAACCGCGAGATCCCCGATTCTCTCAAGATCAACTATCATCTTCATTATAGTAGTTATTGTCCTCAGATCCCGAGCCAATGGTTGTCTTCTCGCTATAACTTCAACGCACGACATATCTATATCAATGGTCAAGTCATCAAGCGTATCGTCAGCGTTTATAACCTCATTAGCAAGATCAGCATCCTGATTAACCAATGCTTTCATAGCCTTTTCAAGCGCCTCTTTCGATAGAGAAGCCAGCTTTAACATTTTTTCTTCTAACTTTCTT contains:
- the phoU gene encoding phosphate signaling complex protein PhoU — encoded protein: MTINVRASLEEDLRKLEEKMLKLASLSKEALEKAMKALVNQDADLANEVINADDTLDDLTIDIDMSCVEVIARRQPLARDLRTITTIMKMIVDLERIGDLAVNIARVVLAIGKEPFVKPLIDLPRMAEHAEKMLDMAIEAYLKRDVNEAYEVCKMDNFLDDLERQIMSELFFLMLEDPGRTLKQGVQLLFVARFLERVGDHTTNLAEKVIYMITGRLIRASEIR